A window of Solanum stenotomum isolate F172 chromosome 9, ASM1918654v1, whole genome shotgun sequence genomic DNA:
ATAGCTTTATTATTGGCTGGATCAGAACGCCACTTATAATCTTTGAAAGAGCATAAATTCTATTTTACTATTGTccgtccttaattacttgtccacttttgaataaacacatctattaagaaaataattattgacatagtgagtttagaatttattattttatccctattaattatgaagtagatgaattaaaaacttaagattttcaaaaaatttacttttttcaaagtaattaattgagggtataataagtaaaaaaaactattttttcttaatttgttaaaatgaacaaataattagaaacaaataaaaaattaaaaataaataagtaattagggacaacgaGAATACTTTTCCAACATGTCTACTTCCATCATTCTTGGGCCACATGTTCCCTAGTTAACTTGTCTACTTTCAATTAAGGTTATCTTTTACTCCCTCAATCAACTTGAccatattcaaaaaaataatactgtattttaaaaagaatagtCATTTGTCATCCTAGAGTAGATTTTATAGAGTACTcactttgtttcaatttatataattcaattttctttttagttagtccaaaaaaaaagaagatatattttaaaatatttattttatttttaatgaaatgatttgtaGCTATACAAATATCAATTACTTATTTTAgactacaaattttaaaagtcattctttcttaaacttcatatCAAGTTCAACTaactcaaataaaatgaaacagagggagtacatattattataaatattgttttttacttttattgaaattttttgagTTGGAGTTgtagataaaataatatttgattataatttttacaaataatattatttgtttgaatgtacttttctaaaaaaaacatgaaatatgaCTAAATATGGTtgttttcataaaataaaaaattagggTAACATTTGGAAAAAGAGATATagcaaaagtaaaaataagattttgagtgtttttcaaattccaaaatatatttaaaattttcatgaattaacactaattttcatttttaaaaaaacagaagaaaaaataaaaattcatgatcAAACAGGTCCTAATACTAATTTGGCGAGACGTCTTACGAGGTGATCTTGCTATGTTGGAGAAATAATTCAGTTCAATTTTCACATCAATCAacattaattgtcaatttaagaAGCATTCACTTTAcacttgtattatttttatttgattacaTTCTTGTGGATATTATATTCCATGAAAAGtagaataaattattaaattttaaacagCTTCATTATTGCATCACAATCTATGGCGGTGCAAAATATCGACCCTAGTTGAACGTCAAGCAGTTCTGGTCCTAGTGTCCTAAGATAGAATAGACATGTTCtctgtttatttttttggttttccacccAATGTCCAGAGTCTACATTAGAGCTCCAATTAAATTTGGATTATGCACTGCAGGGCCCAAtcgggggtggcgctcccaacatgattttctctatactCATGACTCAAATCTGAGACCTCTGATTAAAGATGAAACACTCCCTCTAGTGCACCACAAACTCATATTGGTGACATGTTCTCTGTTATTGCCTCCTAGTGGCCACGTAAACAATTTACAATTCAAGACGAAATTagaattattgtttattttatagATTCAATCGTACAAacttttaactaattttagtatTGAATccattataatttttaagttatgagtttatattcattatttgttgcaattttcttatcaatatatcatcataCTTATATTAGTGACGAAGTCATAAATTTCTTtaagaatattcaaaatttaatatatgtgtatgaaaaataatttttgacctatatattttatacaattttctatatacatattataatttttcaataaaaagtgTACGATTAACCACCCCAAACTATATATAGTTACGACACTGATTTACAATACGTATATTATTAATCAGTAGATCACATCATAGTTTGTCTTCATGGGAGAATGAATAGGAATTTAAATAGTCTCTATTAAAATACATTGCAATTTTCCCCTCAATGTACcactttttgatttatttgaagTATCCTAGTTGGTTATTATGCACGACACAAGTTAAATACTGTGAACCAGCTAAACTATGATTTAATAACTCATGCTAGAATAGCAGGCCGGTTTGTTTCATTAATAAGGTGATtgcatttattttttgaaaaaatttacaTAAACATACAATTTAATTTAccatattttctattaaaaaattaccaTCTTAAAATAGAGGGGATGTTTTGCACAAATTGTCCTTATTTTGGGGTGGTCTTTGATTTTTGCCCCTCAAATAGGTggcttttaattttttccccTACTTCTCTTTTAACGAAAATTTGTTGTCCAAAATATTTGTAACTATGACCTCCTTACGTTAGAcaaatctttttgaaaaatgtttgcCCCGGGGTTTAAGATCAGTGCTATCTAATTTGCAAAGCAAATATTTAcctcataatatttttaaaaatcgcTAAGCACAAGTTATTCCCTATAAGGAATAAGTACATATACTTCTAAACTTATGTTCCGAAGCACAAGTTCATACTATTGAAATTATGTGCCAAGACACAAACTCATACTATTGAAGTTATGGCCTAAGCTACAAGTATATACTACTAAACTTATGCCCTTAAACACAAGTTAGTTAGGCataagtttagttttaaaactTTATACGTTAAAATGTTCATACTACTGAACTTATTCCTCAAAACACATGTCACGCCTAaggcaaaaaagaaaaagaaaagagtaagGCTTAATTATGCAACTTGTGCCTAACAAAGTTGTGACCTTGTCCGTCGATTTTTGTAATTCAGTATAactattaatataaaaataatttaaaatattttatttaataaaccAACGTACAAGGTCGGTTTATTtgaaactatatatttttaactaaaACCAACTTGGGTCATTATTCTTTGGAATTTAGAATACACTTAAAACTccatatttttacttttaatttcaCTTTCAAatgaaataatcaaatattatttgtacAAATTATAATCAACAattccaacttcaaaaattctAAAAGAGAGTGAGAAGATATTTGATTTCTATATATCGAAGCACCTAGAttattaaattgaaataatagcaatactttattattttcaaattatgattCTCTGTTTGTTTGTTGTATATAAATTGGCAAAGGTGTGCAACGCTTATTTGGTTTTGTCCCCTTTTTCACACTTGGTACGGGAAGAGTAgacgaaaaaaaaaagaagagctAATTAAACTATACTAATGGGAAAATTTGAAAagatgatattttggtacataCTATTACTTTTTCCCTCCATAGTATTAGGCAAGTGTACTTGTGATCCGGATAACgatgatgaagaaaaaagtaaaaccAAGACAGTACTTTACTATAAAGTGGGAGCCATCGCTTCCATTTTGGCAGCGAGTGCAATTGGGGTGTGTATTCCAGTATTTGGAAAAGCAATACCGGCCTTGAGCCCAGAGAGGAATTTCTTCTTTATAATCAAAGCTTTCGCGGCTGGTGTGATCCTATCAACGGGGTTTATACACGTACTCCCTGATGCATTTGATAAATTAGCATCACCATATTTGAAAGTGCCGCCGTGGAAAGATTTTCCTTTCAGTGGATTTATTGCAATGGTTTCAGCAATAGCGACTCTGATGGTGGATACTTATGCAACTTCGTATTAcaataagaaaaaattgaaaagtggaGTGGTGGTTCAGTCCGGAGATGAANGCTTACTTGGTTTTGTCCCCTTTTTCACACTTGGTACGGAAAGAGTAGacgaaaaaaaagaagagcTAAACTATACCAATGGGAAAATTTGAAAagatgatattttggtacattctattACTTTTTCCCTCCATAGTATTAGGCAAGTGTACTTGTGATCCGGATAacgttcatgaaaaaaaaaccaaaaccaaGACAGTACTTTACTATAAAGTGGGAGCCATCGCTTCCATTTTGGTAGCGAGTGCAATTGGGGTGTGTATTCCAGTATTTGGAAAAGCAATACCGGCCTTGAGCCCAGAGAggaattttttctttataatcaAAGCTTTCGCGGCTGGTGTGATCCTATCAACGGGGTTTATACACGTACTCCCTGATGCATTTGATAAATTAGCATCACCATATTTGAAAGTGCCGCCGTGGAAAGATTTTCCTTTCAGTGGATTTATTGCAATGGTTTCAGCAATAGCGACTCTGATGGTGGATACTTATGCAACTTCGTAttacaataacaaaaaattgaaaagtgaagTGGTGGTTCAGTCCGGAGATGAAGAACCAGTTACTCATACTCAATCGCATGTCCATGCACATAGTTCAGTACCGATGATGATGGGTGATTCTATCTCCGAGCTCCTTCGTTATCGTGTTATTTCTCAAGTAAGCCAATTTTTT
This region includes:
- the LOC125876035 gene encoding zinc transporter 5-like, which gives rise to MGKFEKMIFWYILLLFPSIVLGKCTCDPDNDDEEKSKTKTVLYYKVGAIASILAASAIGVCIPVFGKAIPALSPERNFFFIIKAFAAGVILSTGFIHVLPDAFDKLASPYLKVPPWKDFPFSGFIAMVSAIATLMVDTYATSYYNKKKLKSGVVVQSGDEX
- the LOC125876251 gene encoding zinc transporter 5-like; the encoded protein is MGKFEKMIFWYILLLFPSIVLGKCTCDPDNVHEKKTKTKTVLYYKVGAIASILVASAIGVCIPVFGKAIPALSPERNFFFIIKAFAAGVILSTGFIHVLPDAFDKLASPYLKVPPWKDFPFSGFIAMVSAIATLMVDTYATSYYNNKKLKSEVVVQSGDEEPVTHTQSHVHAHSSVPMMMGDSISELLRYRVISQVLEVGIIVHSVIIGIALGASGNLKTIRTLFVALTFHQFFEGMGLGGSIAQAKFKSRAVTIMALFFSLTTPIGIAIGLVITKGYDENDRKALIVEGIFNSASAGILIYMSLVDLLAADFMHPRMQGNGELQLGANISLLLGAGLMSVIALWA